TGAAAGGCAGGCGTGATTTCGTGGATGAGCATCGATGCTTCGTACCCGAGGATATGACAGCCGAGGATGTCTCGTGTTTCGGGATCAGTAAGCAGTTTGACGAACCCATGGTCGAGCTTTAGCGCCCGTGACATCGCGGTATCTGTGAATTCGGCACATCCGACGACATACTCTTGATCGTCGTCCTCAAGCTCTGATTCCGTTTTCCCGACTGCCCCGATCTGTGGTTCAGTGAAGACTGCATGGGGAAGCCCGGTGAAATCGGTCGTTCGTCGCTTCCCGTGGACGACGGTGTCGATTACGACCTCTCCCTCGTAGTCTCCGGAGTGTTTGAACATCCCGTTATCGGCGATATCGCCCATTGCCCAGACGTTCTCGACGCTCGTTTGGAGAGAGTCGTCGGTCTCGATGAACCCGTCTTCGTTCGTCGAGACGTTCGTTGCGTCGAGACCGATTCTATCCGTATTTGGTTGACGACCGAGCGCAACGAGGAGTGCATCGCCTTGCACTTCGATTTCGTCTTCGTCCTCTGATTCAGCGGTAACTGTGATCGTGTTTTCTGATTCGACAACGCTCGTGGCTCGATACCCAGTGAATACGTCGTGGCGTTCACGGGCGATTTCGGTGAACGATTCGGCGATTTCACTGTCCTCACGGGGAACGAGCGTATCCATCATCTCGATCAGCGCCACATCGACACCGAACGACCCAAAGTAGTAGCCGAGTTCCGCGGCGATGTATCCCCCACCGAGAATCACGAGCCGTTCCGGTCGCTCTTCTAATGTG
The nucleotide sequence above comes from Halocatena marina. Encoded proteins:
- a CDS encoding NAD(P)/FAD-dependent oxidoreductase, yielding MSEFDLIVFGGGTGNTVASAAAADGRETALIEKGPLGGLCLNRGCNPSKMLIQHANLVNRIRDADQFGIDASIDDVRFAEFVREVNAELADTADEIRANKQSEENLTLFQEEARFVDDRTIELTATGERHTADKVVIAAGSHPIVPGAIDGLTDSDYLTSDDALTLEERPERLVILGGGYIAAELGYYFGSFGVDVALIEMMDTLVPREDSEIAESFTEIARERHDVFTGYRATSVVESENTITVTAESEDEDEIEVQGDALLVALGRQPNTDRIGLDATNVSTNEDGFIETDDSLQTSVENVWAMGDIADNGMFKHSGDYEGEVVIDTVVHGKRRTTDFTGLPHAVFTEPQIGAVGKTESELEDDDQEYVVGCAEFTDTAMSRALKLDHGFVKLLTDPETRDILGCHILGYEASMLIHEITPAFQYGITVDELQNTLIHVHPAMNKVIMKACKDVHAPNQ